A window of Mangifera indica cultivar Alphonso chromosome 11, CATAS_Mindica_2.1, whole genome shotgun sequence contains these coding sequences:
- the LOC123228854 gene encoding uncharacterized protein LOC123228854, which yields MPELGFPDQRSMRSGFRARDASPDSVIFTLESNFSLFSSASASVDRCSFASDAQDHDSLASEISLLESSNSGPDRDRDPNKPATYYNKQNRLTKKAEKVKVQKDDSYATVEDDNRPLDSARNSFSQSLKDVQERRSRAEALSKKLERRRPASLDLNNATISSPRLGALKKGSNLSRKSGTFPSPGTPNYRHTSVGMQKGWSSERVPLHTSGNRRQGNAALFPFNNGRTLPSKWEDAERWILSPVAGDGVVRQSYVPHQRRPKSKSGPLGPPGIAYYSLYSPAIPMFDGAPIGNLMVGSPFSAGDLAADGIAVNSGGHAGAVPVRMEPCMARSASVHGCSEMPNPPSLPSQEEKIGELKDAATDISRTISRRDMATQMSPNGSTHSSPKRQPFSSAPTALPSLELQSVHSSKSQVRDVQVDERVTVTRWSKKNRAQICGKTSEIVDDWRKNSVDSQTSAWDITESSKSISKTKREELRITAWENLQKAKAEAAIRKLEMKLEKKRSSSMDKIMNKLRSAQKKAQKMRSSVLANQDHQVARSTQKAATFRRNSQMGSLSGCFTCHAF from the exons ATGCCGGAGCTAGGGTTTCCGGACCAGAGGTCGATGAGATCAGGTTTCAGAGCACGTGACGCAAGTCCTGACTCCGTCATTTTTACTCTTGAAtccaattttagtttattttcttcTGCTTCAGCTAGTGTTGACCGCTGCTCTTTTGCATCTGATGCTCAAGATCACGACTCTCTCGCCTCTGAAATCTCCCTG TTGGAGAGTTCAAATAGTGGTCCAGATCGAGATCGAGATCCAAACAAACCAGCGACATACTACAATAAGCAGAATCGTCTCACTAAAAAAGCCGAAAAAGTGAAAG TTCAAAAAGACGACAGTTATGCTACTGTAGAAGACGATAATAGACCCTTAGATTCAGCCAGAAATTCcttctctcaatctctcaaag ACGTCCAGGAGAGGAGATCTAGAGCTGAAGCTCTATCCAAAAAGCTGGAAAGGAGAAGACCTGCTTCATTAGATCTAAATAATGCTACCATTTCGTCCCCGCGCTTGGGTGCCTTGAAAAAAGGCTCTAATTTGTCACGCAAATCTGGTACATTTCCTAGCCCGGGAACTCCCAATTATAGGCACACAAGTGTTGGAATGCAGAAAGGTTGGAGCTCAGAGCGAGTGCCACTGCATACAAGTGGGAATAGAAGGCAAGGGAATGCTGCATTATTTCCTTTCAATAATGGGAGGACATTGCCATCAAAATGGGAAGATGCCGAGAGGTGGATACTTAGTCCTGTTGCTGGTGATGGTGTTGTTAGACAATCATATGTGCCTCATCAGAGGCGGCCTAAATCAAAGAGTGGCCCCCTTGGCCCTCCTGGGATTGCATATTATTCACTGTATTCACCTGCAATACCGATGTTTGATGGAGCACCTATAGGGAACTTAATGGTGGGTTCTCCATTTTCAGCTGGTGATTTAGCAGCTGATGGCATAGCAGTTAATTCTGGTGGACATGCTGGAGCCGTTCCTGTAAGGATGGAGCCTTGCATGGCTCGATCTGCTAGTGTGCATGGGTGCTCTGAGATGCCGAACCCACCATCCTTGCCCTCACAAG AGGAAAAGATTGGTGAGCTCAAGGATGCTGCCACTGATATTTCTCGTACTATTTCAAGAAGGGACATGGCAACTCAGATGAGCCCTAATGGTAGCACTCACTCATCTCCCAAAAGGCAGCCTTTCTCCTCCGCTCCGACTGCCTTACCAAGTTTGGAACTCCAGAGTGTTCATTCCTCGAAATCACAAGTAAGGGATGTGCAGGTAGATGAAAGGGTCACAGTGACAAGGTGGTCCAAGAAAAATCGAGCTCAGATCTGTGGGAAGACCTCAGAAATTGTTGATGACTGGAGAAAGAATTCTGTGGATTCTCAAACATCAGCTTGGGATATTACAGAGTCATCAAAAAGCATTTCAAA GACCAAAAGAGAGGAACTTAGAATCACAGCCTGGGAGAATCTGCAGAAGGCAAAAGCTGAGGCAGCGATTAGGAAACTAGAG ATGAAACTGGAAAAAAAGCGGTCTTCATCCATGGATAAGATCATGAACAAGCTGAGATCAGCTCAAAAGAAAGCTCAAAAAATGAGGAGTTCAGTTTTAGCCAACCAAGACCATCAAGTTGCTCGGAGTACCCAAAAGGCTGCAACATTCCGTCGAAACAGTCAGATGGGATCCTTGAGTGGTTGCTTTACCTGTCACGCTTTCTAA